The Streptomyces sp. NL15-2K genome contains a region encoding:
- a CDS encoding NAD(P)-dependent oxidoreductase — MLKGKKILVTGGTGQVARPVAEALAEHNDVWCLGRFGTPGVERALNEKSVTTWHWDMEDLSPDTLKGLPEDFTHIIHSAVRRGDDGDFNATAEVNAVATGRLMTHCRTAEAFLYVSTGALYARQTLDHAYTEDDPVDGVADWLPAYPVGKIATEGAVRAFSQVLGLPATIARLNIAYGPGGYGGVPMLYFKRMLAGEAIAVPVNGQNWCSPLHTDDLVAQVPHLWRAAATPATLVNWGGDEPVGITDCVEFMSELTGVEARLVPSEVTRETYRFDPTRRRALTGPCTVSWQDGVRRTLEAHFPQYVRRPAHR, encoded by the coding sequence ATGCTGAAGGGGAAGAAAATCCTGGTCACCGGCGGCACCGGACAGGTCGCCCGGCCGGTCGCGGAAGCCCTCGCCGAGCACAACGACGTCTGGTGCCTGGGCAGGTTCGGCACCCCGGGCGTCGAGCGCGCGCTCAACGAGAAGTCCGTCACCACCTGGCACTGGGACATGGAGGACCTCTCGCCGGACACGCTCAAAGGCCTGCCCGAGGACTTCACCCACATCATCCACTCGGCGGTGCGCCGCGGCGACGACGGGGACTTCAACGCCACGGCCGAGGTCAACGCGGTGGCGACCGGCCGTCTCATGACGCACTGCCGCACCGCCGAGGCGTTTCTGTACGTGTCCACCGGCGCCCTGTACGCGCGGCAGACCCTCGACCACGCGTACACCGAGGACGACCCGGTCGACGGGGTCGCCGACTGGCTGCCCGCCTACCCCGTCGGAAAGATCGCGACCGAGGGCGCGGTGCGCGCCTTCAGCCAGGTACTCGGTCTGCCCGCGACGATCGCGCGGCTCAACATCGCGTACGGACCCGGCGGCTACGGCGGCGTACCGATGCTGTACTTCAAGCGGATGCTCGCGGGCGAGGCGATCGCCGTGCCGGTGAACGGCCAGAACTGGTGCTCACCGCTGCACACCGACGACCTCGTGGCCCAGGTCCCTCATCTGTGGCGGGCCGCGGCGACCCCGGCGACACTGGTCAACTGGGGCGGCGACGAACCGGTCGGCATCACCGACTGCGTCGAGTTCATGTCCGAACTGACAGGTGTCGAGGCCAGGTTGGTGCCGAGCGAGGTCACCCGGGAGACCTACCGGTTCGACCCGACGCGACGCCGCGCGCTGACCGGCCCCTGCACGGTCTCCTGGCAGGACGGCGTCCGCCGCACCCTCGAGGCCCACTTCCCCCAGTACGTCCGCCGGCCGGCCCACCGCTGA